A genomic stretch from Microtus pennsylvanicus isolate mMicPen1 chromosome 11, mMicPen1.hap1, whole genome shotgun sequence includes:
- the Ghdc gene encoding GH3 domain-containing protein isoform X2, translated as MLLLWLLLLLPLLAMLWQQRPSWLILLRHQVAWRVLAWEAAWQQRKLEQSTLHVGQSQQQALTWCLKRAQSPCCLPRGITDMSTFRNQLPLTKTSQVQQEESKEELLPPTSPQYHGEASLQATLLGLVTLNKAYPEVLTPGSSACVTPPSPWPGSVPWLRHALGRVSPLGAKDTRTLLLEALMFPGLRALEARTAVELLDVFVGLEADGKELAEAIASGKLGTPLPSRAAELQEALEQGPRGVMALNLWPEQPQGSYLLPPGVPFIELLPFKEGTQEEATSTLLLTDVQREEEYELVLTDHAGLTRCRLGDVVQVVGAYNQCPVVRFTRRLGQTLSIRGEVTDENTFSAALAQAVGQWPGAKLLDYACVESGILDSCDGSAPHYEVFMELRGLRNLSEENRDKLDHCLQEVSPHYKSLRRRGSVGPVKVHLVGYGSFRVLREALAACPSSSFPPEMPRVLRLSHLAQLLQKRVIS; from the exons ATGTTGCTGCTttggctgctgctcctgctgcccctACTGGCCATGCTGTGGCAGCAGAGGCCCTCCTGGCTGATCCTCCTCCGACATCAGGTGGCCTGGCGGGTCCTGGCCTGGGAGGCTGCCTGGCAGCAGCGAAAGCTGGAACAGAGCACACTGCACGTGGGCCAGAGCCAGCAGCAGGCCCTCACGTGGTGTCTGAAGAGAGCCCAGAGTCCTTGCTGTCTCCCCCGGGGGATCACAG ACATGAGCACCTTCCGGAATCAGCTCCCATTGACCAAAACCAGCCAAGTCcagcaggaagaaagcaaagaggagCTCCTGCCCCCTACCTCACCCCAGTACCATGGAGAGGCTTCTCTGCAG GCCACCCTGCTGGGTCTAGTCACCCTAAACAAGGCCTACCCAGAAGTGTTGACTCCAGGAAGTTCTGCCTGTGTTACCCCTCCATCCCCATGGCCTGGCTCTGTCCCCTGGCTCAGGCATGCCTTGGGCCGGGTAAGCCCCCTCGGAGCCAAGGACACTCGGACTCTGCTACTGGAGGCACTGATGTTCCCAGGGCTGAGGGCACTGGAGGCAAGGACTGCAGTGGAGCTCCTGGATGTCTTTGTGGGCCTGGAGGCAGATGGCAAAGAACTGGCTGAGGCTATAGCATCCGGGAAGCTAGGAACACCTCTCCCCAGCCGAGCTGCTGAACTACAGGAAGCGCTGGAGCAGGGACCCCGAG GGGTGATGGCCCTAAACCTGTGGCCAGAGCAACCCCAAGGATCCTATCTTCTGCCCCCTGGAGTCCCCTTTATTGAGCTGCTTCCATTCAAGGAAGGAACCCAAGAGGAGGCAACCTCCACTCTCCTTCTTACTGACGTCCAAAGGGAAGAGGAGTATGAGCTGGTGCTGACTGATCACGCCGGCCTGACCAG GTGCCGCCTGGGAGATGTGGTCCAGGTGGTCGGTGCCTACAATCAGTGTCCTGTGGTCAGGTTCACCCGCAG gCTGGGACAGACCCTGAGCATTCGAGGAGAAGTTACTGATGAGAATACCTTCTCTGCGGCCCTGGCCCAAGCAGTGGGGCAGTGGCCAGGGGCCAAGCTGTTGGACTATGCCTGTGTGGAGAGTGGCATTCTGG ACTCCTGTGATGGTTCTGCCCCTCACTACGAGGTGTTCATGGAGCTGAGGGGATTGAGAAATCTGTCGGAGGAAAATCGAGACAAG CTTGACCACTGCCTTCAGGAAGTCTCCCCTCACTACAAGTCCTTGCGGCGCCGGGGCAGTGTGGGTCCTGTCAAAGTCCATCTGGTCGGATATGGGAGCTTCAGAGTCCTCCGAGAAGCCCTAGcagcctgcccctcctcctccttccctcctgaaATGCCTCGGGTCCTCAGACTCAGTCACCTGGCCCAGCTCCTGCAGAAGAGGGTGATATCTTAA
- the Ghdc gene encoding GH3 domain-containing protein isoform X1, whose protein sequence is MLLLWLLLLLPLLAMLWQQRPSWLILLRHQVAWRVLAWEAAWQQRKLEQSTLHVGQSQQQALTWCLKRAQSPCCLPRGITDMSTFRNQLPLTKTSQVQQEESKEELLPPTSPQYHGEASLQATLLGLVTLNKAYPEVLTPGSSACVTPPSPWPGSVPWLRHALGRVSPLGAKDTRTLLLEALMFPGLRALEARTAVELLDVFVGLEADGKELAEAIASGKLGTPLPSRAAELQEALEQGPRGLALRLWPKLQVVVTLDAGGQAEAVAALKALWCQGLAFFSPAYAASGGVMALNLWPEQPQGSYLLPPGVPFIELLPFKEGTQEEATSTLLLTDVQREEEYELVLTDHAGLTRCRLGDVVQVVGAYNQCPVVRFTRRLGQTLSIRGEVTDENTFSAALAQAVGQWPGAKLLDYACVESGILDSCDGSAPHYEVFMELRGLRNLSEENRDKLDHCLQEVSPHYKSLRRRGSVGPVKVHLVGYGSFRVLREALAACPSSSFPPEMPRVLRLSHLAQLLQKRVIS, encoded by the exons ATGTTGCTGCTttggctgctgctcctgctgcccctACTGGCCATGCTGTGGCAGCAGAGGCCCTCCTGGCTGATCCTCCTCCGACATCAGGTGGCCTGGCGGGTCCTGGCCTGGGAGGCTGCCTGGCAGCAGCGAAAGCTGGAACAGAGCACACTGCACGTGGGCCAGAGCCAGCAGCAGGCCCTCACGTGGTGTCTGAAGAGAGCCCAGAGTCCTTGCTGTCTCCCCCGGGGGATCACAG ACATGAGCACCTTCCGGAATCAGCTCCCATTGACCAAAACCAGCCAAGTCcagcaggaagaaagcaaagaggagCTCCTGCCCCCTACCTCACCCCAGTACCATGGAGAGGCTTCTCTGCAG GCCACCCTGCTGGGTCTAGTCACCCTAAACAAGGCCTACCCAGAAGTGTTGACTCCAGGAAGTTCTGCCTGTGTTACCCCTCCATCCCCATGGCCTGGCTCTGTCCCCTGGCTCAGGCATGCCTTGGGCCGGGTAAGCCCCCTCGGAGCCAAGGACACTCGGACTCTGCTACTGGAGGCACTGATGTTCCCAGGGCTGAGGGCACTGGAGGCAAGGACTGCAGTGGAGCTCCTGGATGTCTTTGTGGGCCTGGAGGCAGATGGCAAAGAACTGGCTGAGGCTATAGCATCCGGGAAGCTAGGAACACCTCTCCCCAGCCGAGCTGCTGAACTACAGGAAGCGCTGGAGCAGGGACCCCGAGGTTTGGCCCTTCGGCTCTGGCCAAAGCTGCAGGTGGTGGTGACCTTGGATGCAGGAGGCCAGGCAGAAGCTGTGGCTGCCCTTAAGGCCTTGTGGTGCCAAGGGCTAGCCTTCTTCTCTCCTGCTTATGCCGCCTCTGGAG GGGTGATGGCCCTAAACCTGTGGCCAGAGCAACCCCAAGGATCCTATCTTCTGCCCCCTGGAGTCCCCTTTATTGAGCTGCTTCCATTCAAGGAAGGAACCCAAGAGGAGGCAACCTCCACTCTCCTTCTTACTGACGTCCAAAGGGAAGAGGAGTATGAGCTGGTGCTGACTGATCACGCCGGCCTGACCAG GTGCCGCCTGGGAGATGTGGTCCAGGTGGTCGGTGCCTACAATCAGTGTCCTGTGGTCAGGTTCACCCGCAG gCTGGGACAGACCCTGAGCATTCGAGGAGAAGTTACTGATGAGAATACCTTCTCTGCGGCCCTGGCCCAAGCAGTGGGGCAGTGGCCAGGGGCCAAGCTGTTGGACTATGCCTGTGTGGAGAGTGGCATTCTGG ACTCCTGTGATGGTTCTGCCCCTCACTACGAGGTGTTCATGGAGCTGAGGGGATTGAGAAATCTGTCGGAGGAAAATCGAGACAAG CTTGACCACTGCCTTCAGGAAGTCTCCCCTCACTACAAGTCCTTGCGGCGCCGGGGCAGTGTGGGTCCTGTCAAAGTCCATCTGGTCGGATATGGGAGCTTCAGAGTCCTCCGAGAAGCCCTAGcagcctgcccctcctcctccttccctcctgaaATGCCTCGGGTCCTCAGACTCAGTCACCTGGCCCAGCTCCTGCAGAAGAGGGTGATATCTTAA
- the Hcrt gene encoding hypocretin neuropeptide precursor, translating into MNFLSTKVPWAAVTLLWLLLLPPALLSLGVDAQPLPDCCRQKTCSCRLYELLHGAGNHAAGILTLGKRRPGPPGLQGRLQRLLQANGNHAAGILTMGRRAGADLEPHPCPGRRCLTATATALAPRGGSI; encoded by the exons ATGAATTTTCTTTCTACAAAG GTTCCCTGGGCCGCCGTGACGCTGCTGTGGCTACTACTGCTGCCGCCAGCGCTACTGTCGCTTGGGGTGGACGCACAGCCTCTGCCCGACTGCTGTCGCCAGAAGACCTGCTCTTGCCGCCTCTACGAACTGTTGCACGGCGCTGGCAACCACGCCGCGGGCATCCTGACTCTGGGAAAGCGGCGTCCTGGACCCCCAGGCCTCCAGGGCCGGCTGCAGCGCCTTCTGCAAGCCAACGGCAACCACGCTGCCGGCATCCTGACCATGGGCCGGCGCGCAGGCGCAGACCTAGAGCCACATCCCTGCCCTGGTCGCCGCTGTCTGACCGCTACCGCCACCGCTTTAGCACCCCGGGGCGGGTCTATCTGA
- the Kcnh4 gene encoding voltage-gated delayed rectifier potassium channel KCNH4, whose product MPVMKGLLAPQNTFLDTIATRFDGTHSNFLLANAQGPRGYPIVYCSDGFCELTGYGRTEVMQKTCSCRFLYGPETSEPALQRLQKALEGHQEHRAEICFYRKDGSGFWCLLDMMPIKNEMGEVVLFLFSFKDITQSGGPGLGSPGIHGDNNHENSLGRRGTSSKLRSTRRQNRTVLRRLTGHFGRRGQGSMEANNNVFEPKPSVPEYKVASVGGSRCLLLHYSIPKAIWDGLILLATFYVAVTVPYNVCFSGDDDTPITSRHTLVSDIAVEMLFILDIILNFRTTYVSQSGQVISAPRSIGLHYLATWFFVDLIAALPFDLLYVFNITVTSLVHLLKTVRLLRLLRLLQKLERYSQCSAVVLTLLMSVFALLAHWMACVWYVIGRREMEANDPLLWDIGWLHELGKRLEEPYVNGSAGGPSRRSAYIAALYFTLSSLTSVGFGNVCANTDAEKIFSICTMLIGALMHAVVFGNVTAIIQRMYSRRSLYHSRMKDLKDFIRVHRLPRPLKQRMLEYFQTTWAVNSGIDANELLRDFPDELRADIAMHLNREILQLPLFGAASRGCLRALSLHIKASFCAPGEYLLRRGDALQAHYYVCSGSLEVLRDNMVLAILGKGDLIGADIPELGQEPWPGAGPSCVLKTSADVKALTYCGLQQLSSRGLAEVLRLYPEYGAAFRAGLPRDLTFNLRQGSENNGVSRFSRSPRLSQTRSDTLGSSSDKTLPSITETEGGMEPGAGPKPRRPLLLPNLSPARPRGSLVSLLGEELPPFSALVSSPSLSPSPSPALAGRGQSPSLHSPPRGSAAWKPPQLLIPPLGTFGPPDLSPRIVDGIEDSSKTAEAPSFRFSKRQEPTRTRSQAPSSGPRPSRELATEAAEEVKEKVCRLNQEISRLNQEVSQLSRELRQVMGLLQARLGSPSHPSDSAWPPDLPCPHQRPPRISPHLSGPPLGLQDTTLAVVHCPASVGTVEIGATPSELRPSTMAPYPSEPELLGPSPVSEASPLTPSLMRHSFQSGSDTFH is encoded by the exons ATGCCGGTCATGAAGGGGTTGCTGGCCCCTCAAAACACCTTTCTGGACACCATCGCCACCCGCTTTGACGGCACGC ATAGCAACTTCCTTCTGGCCAACGCACAGGGCCCACGGGGTTATCCCATCGTCTACTGCTCTGACGGCTTCTGTGAGCTCACAGGCTACGGCCGCACCGAGGTCATGCAGAAAACTTGTAGCTGCCGATTCCTCTATGGCCCAGAGACCAGCGAGCCGGCCCTGCAACGGCTGCAAAAAGCCCTGGAGGGCCACCAGGAACACCGAGCTGAAATCTGCTTTTACCGAAAGGATG GCTCAGGCTTTTGGTGTCTCCTGGACATGATGCCCATCAAGAATGAGATGGGGGAAGTTGTGCTTTTCCTATTTTCCTTCAAGGACATCACTCAGAGTGGAGGCCCAGGACTTGGCTCACCGGGAATCCACGGGGACAATAATCACG AAAACTCCCTTGGGAGGAGAGGAACTAGCTCAAAACTTCGGTCCACCAGAAGACAGAACCGGACAGTCCTCCGCAGATTGACTGGCCACTTTGGTCGCCGGGGTCAGGGAAGCATGGAGGCAAATAAT AACGTGTTTGAGCCAAAGCCATCAGTGCCTGAGTACAAGGTGGCCTCCGTGGGGGGCTCccgctgcctcctcctccactacAGCATCCCCAAGGCCATCTGGGATGGCCTCATCCTCCTCGCCACATTCTACGTCGCGGTCACCGTCCCCTACAACGTCTGCTTCTCCGGTGATGACGACACCCCCATCACTTCCCGACACACCCTTGTCAGCGACATCGCTGTGGAGATGCTCTTCATCCTGG ACATCATCCTGAACTTCCGCACCACCTATGTGTCCCAGTCGGGCCAGGTGATCTCTGCTCCTCGTTCCATCGGCCTCCACTACCTGGCCACCTGGTTCTTCGTGGACCTTATTGCTGCCTTGCCCTTTGACCTGCTGTATGTCTTCAACATCACTGTG ACCTCGCTGGTACACCTGCTGAAAACAGTGCGGCTCCTGCGGTTGCTGCGGCTGCTGCAGAAGCTGGAGCGGTACTCACAGTGCAGCGCGGTGGTGCTGACGCTGCTCATGTCCGTCTTTGCCCTCCTTGCTCATTGGATGGCATGCGTCTGGTATGTCATCGGGCGCCGGGAGATGGAAGCTAATGACCCGCTGCTCTGGGACATTG GTTGGCTGCATGAGCTGGGCAAGCGGCTGGAGGAGCCCTATGTCAACGGCTCGGCAGGTGGACCGTCTCGGCGCAGTGCCTACATCGCGGCGCTGTACTTCACGCTGAGCAGCCTCACCAGTGTGGGCTTTGGCAACGTGTGTGCCAACACTGATGCCGAGAAGATCTTCTCCATCTGCACGATGCTCATAGGCG CGCTGATGCACGCAGTAGTGTTTGGGAATGTCACGGCCATCATCCAGCGCATGTACTCCCGACGCTCGCTctaccacagccgcatgaaggacCTCAAAGACTTCATCAGAGTGCACCGTCTGCCCCGTCCACTCAAGCAGCGCATGCTGGAGTACTTCCAGACTACGTGGGCTGTCAACAGCGGCATCGATGCCAACGAG TTACTGCGTGACTTCCCAGACGAGCTGCGGGCTGACATTGCTATGCACCTGAATCGGGAGATCCTGCAGCTGCCGTTGTTTGGAGCAGCTAGCAGGGGTTGTCTGCGGGCCCTCTCCCTGCACATCAAGGCCTCGTTTTGTGCTCCCGGGGAGTATCTGTTACGCCGCGGGGACGCCCTTCAGGCTCACTACTATGTCTGCTCTGGCTCGCTTGAGGTGCTCCGCGACAACATGGTGCTGGCCATCCTTG ggaagggggacttgattggggcaGACATCCCTGAGTTGGGGCAGGAGCCTTGGCCAGGGGCAGGCCCCAGCTGCGTGCTGAAGACCAGTGCCGATGTGAAAGCACTGACTTACTGTGGCCTGCAGCAGCTGAGCAGCAGAGGGCTGGCTGAGGTCCTGCGACTGTATCCAGAATATGGGGCTGCCTTCCGGGCTGGCCTACCCCGGGACCTAACCTTCAACCTGCGCCAAGGCTCCGAAAACAAT GGCGTCAGCCGCTTCTCCCGCTCTCCTCGTCTCTCCCAG ACACGCTCCGACACTCTTGGTTCCTCCTCAGACAAGACTCTGCCCTCCATCACAGAAACCGAGGGTGGCATGGAGCCTGGGGCTGGTCCCAAGCCCCGTCGGCCCCTCCTGCTGCCCAACCTCAGTCCAGCACGACCTCGGGGGTCCCTGGTCAGCCTTTTGGGCGAGGAGCTGCCCCCATTCTCAGCCCttgtctcctctccttccctttccccgtCTCCTTCCCCTGCCCTGGCTGGCCGGGGCCAAAGTCCCTCCCTGCACAGCCCCCCCAGGGGCTCTGCTGCCTGGAAGCCCCCCCAGCTCCTCATTCCCCCACTGGGAACATTTGGACCTCCGGACCTCAGTCCCCG GATCGTGGATGGCATTGAGGACTCCAGTAAAACGGCTGAGGCCCCTTCATTCCGGTTCAGCAAGAGACAGGAACCCACCAGAACTCGCTCACAGGCTCCCTCTTCAG GCCCCAGGCCTAGCCGGGAACTGGCCACGGAGGCAGCAGAGGAGGTGAAGGAGAAGGTCTGCCGGCTGAACCAGGAG ATCTCCCGCCTCAATCAGGAAGTGTCTCAGCTGAGCAGAGAGCTGCGGCAAGTGATGGGGCTCCTACAGGCCAGGCTGGGTTCCCCAAGTCACCCATCTGACTCAGCTTGGCCCCCAGACCTTCCTTGCCCCCACCAGAGGCCACCACGCATCTCTCCTCACCTGTCTGGACCGCCACTGGGTCTCCAGGATACTACACTCGCTGTGGTTCACTGTCCAGCCAGTGTGGGCACCGTGGAGATAGGGGCCACCCCCTCAGAGCTGAGACCTTCCACGATGGCACCCTATCCCTCAGAACCTGAACTTCTCGGACCCTCTCCAGTGTCGGAGGCTTCTCCCCTGACCCCAAGCCTCATGAGGCACAGCTTTCAGTCTGGGTCAGACACATTCCACTGA